Proteins found in one Takifugu flavidus isolate HTHZ2018 chromosome 7, ASM371156v2, whole genome shotgun sequence genomic segment:
- the LOC130528739 gene encoding trichoplein keratin filament-binding protein-like, with translation MNSGRRVNRKCTTFTFILPQVETELHKDHVVGQWLKQLSEKKKWQVSQQEEERRFENDYERTRNLVLERMKQAGQQNRPDEKKRMEDLCKHMEELKLKETTELKVEQKALMFKQRQLQKIEKEMKQMEEREKKPEMQRFLVRHYHTQMMQRAEQVQAELEAERKILAALMEGEEEEMMKRSHGERAVADVAWMECAIEEQLQMEREREAKIEDLNRQEAQRLWEQEPQREKERKARELLMQKVLSDKQQQLMMKIQENRKAQQESRKRREELIHELNRERS, from the exons ATGAACTCTGGGAGAAGGGTGAACAGGAAATGTACaaccttcacttttattttgccACAGGTTGAAACAGAGTTGCACAAAGATCATGTTGTCGGTCAGTGGCTGAAGCAGTTGTCTGAGAAGAAAAAG TGGCAAGtgtcacagcaggaggaggaaagacgGTTTGAAAATGATTATGAGAGAACCCGAAATCTGGTTCTCGAGAGGATGAAGCAAGCAGGGCAGCAAAATAGGCcagatgagaagaagaggatggAAGACCTTTGTAAACACATGGAGGAACTGAAACTAAAGGAG ACAACTGAactgaaggtggagcagaaagcTCTGATGTTCAAGCAAAGGCAGCTCCAGAAGAtagagaaggaaatgaaacaaatggaagagagagagaagaagccaGAAATGCA ACGATTCCTGGTGCGCCATTATCACACTCAGATGATGCAAAGAGCTGAGCAAGTGCAGGCAGAACTG GAGGCTGAGCGTAAAATACTGGCAGCCTTGAtggaaggtgaggaagaggagatgatgaagaggtcacACGGGGAGAGGGCAGTCGCTGACGTGGCCTGGATGGAGTGTGCGAtcgaggagcagcttcagatggagagagagagggaggctaAGATCGAGGACCTGAACAG GCAAGAAGCTCAGCGGTTGTGGGAACAAGAgccacagagggagaaagagagaaaagcaagagaGCTGCTCATGCAAAAG GTGCTGTCagataagcagcagcagctgatgatgaagatacAGGAAAACCGCAAGGCTCAGCAGGAGTCGCGAAAGAGACGAGAAGAGCTAATCCACGAGCTAAACAGAGAGAGATCTTAG
- the stx6 gene encoding syntaxin-6: protein MSMEDPFFVVKGEVQKAVNAAQSLHQRWSELLLQAGGASKEELDWTTNELRNSLRSIEWDLEDLDETISIVESNPRKFHLDIAEMSKRKHFISNTRQIVKEIKEQMSSPADVSMDKKYKNQEKGEHIGQGPVWQHGTDKYSRLDQHLQNANSHFLEEQQAQQQLIAGQQDEQLELVSGTIGVLKNMSERIGVELDEQAVMLDDFSHEVDKTHSKLDNVMKKLAKVSHMTSDGRQWCAIGILLALLFAVILLFFIL, encoded by the exons ATGTCCATGGAAGATCCGTTTTTCGTCGTTAAGGG TGAAGTACAGAAGGCAGTGAATGCAGCACAGAGTCTCCATCAAAGATGGAGTGAACTCCTGTTACAGGCGGGCGGGGCCTCCAAGGAGGAATTGGACTGGACAACAAATGAGCTTCGAAACAGTCTTCGCTCCATTGAATGGGACCTGGAAGACCTTGATGAGACCATC AGCATTGTTGAATCCAACCCGAGAAAGTTCCACCTAGACATAGCTGAGATGTCAAAGAGGAAGCACTTCATCAGCAACACGAGGCAAATTGTCAAG GAAATTAAGGAGCAGATGTCGAGTCCAGCTGATGTCTCAATGGACAAAAAGTACAAAAAT caggaaaaaggtGAACACATCGGTCAGGGTCCAGTCTGGCAACATGGTACAGATAAATATAGCAGATTAGACCAACATCTGCAAAATGCAAATTCCCACTTTCTAGAGGAGCAGCAAGCGCAGCAGCAG TTGATAGCAGGACAGCAAGATGAACAGCTGGAGCTTGTATCAGGAACAATTGGTGTCTTGAAGAACATGTCAGAGAGAATTGGTGTGGAACTGGATGAACAGGCTGT GATGTTGGATGATTTCAGTCATGAGGTGGACAAGACACACTCCAAACTGGACAATGTCATGAAGAAACTGGCCAAAGTTTCTCACATGACCAGTG ATGGACGACAGTGGTGTGCAATCGGTATACTGCTTGCCCTTCTCTTCGCCGTGATCCTCCTGTTCTTCATCCTATGA